In one Tripterygium wilfordii isolate XIE 37 chromosome 22, ASM1340144v1, whole genome shotgun sequence genomic region, the following are encoded:
- the LOC119990828 gene encoding mitogen-activated protein kinase kinase kinase 17-like, whose product METHGAQWVRGPMIGRGAFGSVYLAYSKKSYCYLPPAMAVKSTEVSDSASLQKEVEVLNNLQGSPYVIGCFGEETTTGANGEMVYNVLLEYASGGSLDTLIKKSSGVCRGLPELDVRRYARHLLLGIAHIHESGYVHCDLKPDNVLLVPYRNSMTKFVTKIGDFGLAKRGGQSKKAKFDNYLRGTAPYLAPEVVINHVQEAPADIWALGCVVLEMLTGESPWGSDSKLTAEELFNKIADTGALPQTPPGISNEAKDFLKRCLVRNPMFRFTADMLLDHPFFKGCEDEYEAVEEDVGEVGQVIGVGSSCWPEDSFSSLLVAEDWCSVSDEDSDSLSCSGSEDLKVYESAAEQLIPIGHKRKRSSHFIPITDGDFFLTTLAPTATITAGI is encoded by the coding sequence ATGGAAACCCACGGAGCTCAGTGGGTGAGGGGTCCGATGATCGGCAGAGGCGCATTCGGCTCTGTTTACTTGGCTTATTCCAAGAAATCGTACTGTTATCTGCCTCCTGCAATGGCTGTCAAGTCTACTGAAGTTTCCGATTCAGCTTCACTTCAGAAGGAAGTTGAAGTTCTCAACAATCTCCAGGGTTCCCCTTATGTAATCGGCTGTTTTGGGGAAGAGACTACAACGGGCGCCAATGGAGAGATGGTTTACAATGTCTTGTTAGAGTATGCTTCTGGGGGTTCTCTAGACACTCTCATCAAGAAATCGAGTGGGGTTTGCCGTGGCTTGCCTGAATTGGATGTGAGACGTTACGCCAGGCATCTTCTTCTAGGGATTGCTCATATACATGAATCCGGGTATGTTCACTGTGATTTGAAACCCGATAATGTTCTTCTGGTTCCTTATAGAAATTCTATGACTAAGTTTGTGACAAAGATTGGGGATTTTGGGTTGGCCAAGAGAGGGGGGCAAAGCAAGAAGGCCAAGTTTGATAATTACTTGAGAGGCACGGCTCCCTATTTGGCACCAGAAGTTGTGATTAATCATGTGCAGGAGGCTCCTGCTGATATTTGGGCTCTGGGATGTGTTGTGCTTGAGATGCTAACAGGGGAGTCTCCTTGGGGGTCTGATTCAAAACTCACTGCTGAAGAACTCTTCAACAAAATTGCTGATACTGGTGCACTCCCACAGACTCCTCCTGGGATATCAAATGAAGCTAAGGATTTCCTGAAGAGGTGTTTAGTGAGGAATCCCATGTTCCGATTTACTGCAGATATGTTACTGGATCACCCTTTTTTCAAAGGCTGCGAAGATGAATATGAAGCTGTTGAAGAAGATGTAGGTGAGGTTGGTCAGGTCATTGGTGTTGGTTCATCATGTTGGCCTGAAGACAGCTTCAGTTCATTACTAGTTGCAGAGGATTGGTGTTCTGTTTCAGATGAAGATTCAGATTCATTGTCCTGTTCCGGGTCTGAGGATCTTAAAGTGTACGAAAGTGCTGCTGAACAACTGATACCCATAGgccataaaagaaaaaggtcttCGCACTTCATTCCCATTACTGATGGTGACTTTTTTCTCACCACATTAGCTCCCACCGCCACCATCACTGCTGGAATATAG
- the LOC119991408 gene encoding mitogen-activated protein kinase kinase kinase 2-like: MKPDNILLVPSNRNCDSVPKFVAKIADFGLAKRGRKSKRTRYDRYLRGTAMYMAPEVVLDHVQEAPADIWALGCLVLEMLTGKSPWDSEFDFAMKGLFRRIGDSGALPQIPAWISDDAREFLNRCFVRNPMFRFTTEMLMDLPFVSGVVEEEDEDDYHDDEVAENSDLLLWSEDPEEWRSSAEKFTVNEHKRKRYSHFIPITGADLVFTT, from the coding sequence ATGAAGCCTGATAATATCCTCCTTGTGCCCTCAAATAGAAATTGTGATTCTGTTCCTAAGTTTGTGGCCAAGATTGCTGATTTCGGGTTGGCGAAGAGAGGGAGGAAAAGCAAGAGGACTAGGTATGATCGTTACTTGAGAGGCACGGCAATGTATATGGCCCCAGAAGTGGTTCTTGATCATGTTCAGGAGGCTCCCGCGGATATTTGGGCTTTAGGGTGTCTCGTGTTAGAGATGCTAACGGGGAAATCGCCTTGGGATTCTGAGTTTGATTTCGCGATGAAAGGTCTGTTTCGTAGGATTGGTGATTCGGGTGCACTGCCACAGATTCCTGCTTGGATATCAGATGATGCAAGGGAGTTTTTGAATCGGTGTTTCGTTAGGAATCCTATGTTCAGGTTCACTACAGAGATGCTAATGGACCTTCCTTTTGTGAGCGGCGTcgtggaagaagaagatgaagatgattatCATGATGATGAAGTTGCAGAaaattcagatttgttgttATGGTCAGAGGATCCTGAAGAGTGGAGAAGCTCTGCAGAAAAATTTACAGTGAATGagcataaaagaaaaaggtattCTCACTTCATTCCTATTACTGGTGCAGACCTTGTGTTCACCACATAA
- the LOC119990350 gene encoding monothiol glutaredoxin-S10-like produces the protein MKVRIMALNLSSVSLKSSRALAPLTNLSTFSNRPNNDGRSINSCLQSISTSTSFRSISSSRGYRPISVRAMSSSSFGSRLEDSVKKTIADNPVVVYSKTWCSYSSEVKSLFKKLGVEALVVELDELGPQGPQLQKILERLTGQHTVPNVFIGGKHIGGCTDTMKLHQKGELECLVSEANPQSS, from the exons ATGAAGGTCCGAATAATGGCGCTCAATCTCTCATCGGTTTCTCTGAAATCTTCGCGAGCGCTCGCTCCTCTCACCAATCTCTCCACTTTCTCTAATCGACCGAACAATGATGGCAGAAGCATCAATAGCTGTCTTCAATCAATCAGCACAAGCACGAGCTTTAGGAGCATCAGTAGCTCCAGAGGATACAGACCCATCTCGGTCCGAGCCATGTCTTCCTCGTCGTTTGGGTCACGGCTTGAAGATAGTGTGAAGAAGACAATTGCCGACAACCCAGTCGTTGTTTACTCCAAAACTTGGTGCTC GTATTCTTCTGAGGTGAAGTCGTTGTTCAAAAAACTTGGTGTCGAAGCACTGGTTGTAGAATTGGACGAACTGG GTCCCCAGGGGCCCCAGTTACAGAAGATACTTGAGAGGCTTACCGGTCAACATACTGTTCCAAATGTTTTTATTG GGGGCAAACACATCGGCGGTTGTACAG ATACCATGAAGCTCCATCAGAAAGGAGAACTTGAATGTTTGGTTTCTGAAGCTAACCCCCAAAGTAGCTGA